One stretch of Catellicoccus marimammalium M35/04/3 DNA includes these proteins:
- a CDS encoding cysteine desulfurase family protein, whose translation MRLEERIYFDNSATTKIHPEVAQAYIKTSEQIMGNPSSLHQLGSQASLLLRKARLQIAETMGCQPNEIFFTSGGTEGDNWVLKGTAIEKRRYGKHMLISAIEHPAIKETAAQLRELGFEIDEIPVTKEGIIDIEAFQSLLREDTILVSVMAVNNEIGTIQPIAQVAEILESYPQIHFHVDAVQAIGQIPTKDYLVPRVDFATFSAHKFHGPRGIGFIYWKEGRRLAPLLTGGGQEQNQRSGTENLPAIVGMAKALRLLFTNNQEKRQHERELQQTLRQALSEYQDVHFFTPADETITAPHILCFGLEGIRGEVLVHALEQQHIFISTTSACSSKKDLKMNTLQAMKVPEDIADTAVRVSFCAENTLSEVHKMIQAFALYHHRLKDHS comes from the coding sequence ATGCGTCTAGAAGAACGAATTTATTTTGATAATAGTGCGACTACTAAAATTCATCCTGAGGTAGCGCAAGCTTATATAAAAACAAGTGAACAAATTATGGGAAATCCAAGTAGTCTTCACCAATTGGGTAGTCAAGCTTCTTTGTTATTGCGAAAAGCAAGATTGCAAATTGCAGAAACTATGGGTTGTCAACCGAATGAGATTTTCTTCACTAGTGGTGGAACAGAAGGAGATAACTGGGTTTTAAAAGGAACAGCGATTGAAAAGCGCCGTTATGGAAAACATATGCTAATCTCTGCAATCGAACATCCAGCTATTAAAGAAACTGCAGCTCAATTAAGAGAATTAGGTTTTGAAATTGATGAAATTCCTGTAACTAAGGAAGGAATTATCGATATTGAAGCCTTTCAATCTTTATTGCGAGAAGATACTATTTTAGTATCTGTCATGGCAGTGAATAATGAAATTGGTACAATTCAACCTATTGCTCAAGTGGCAGAAATTTTAGAATCTTATCCACAAATTCATTTTCATGTAGATGCTGTACAAGCGATTGGACAAATTCCAACAAAAGATTATTTGGTTCCAAGAGTGGACTTTGCAACTTTTTCTGCCCATAAATTCCATGGACCACGCGGGATTGGCTTTATTTATTGGAAAGAAGGACGCCGATTAGCTCCTTTATTAACCGGTGGTGGTCAAGAACAAAATCAACGTAGCGGAACAGAAAATCTACCTGCAATTGTAGGAATGGCAAAAGCACTACGTCTATTATTTACAAATAATCAAGAAAAGCGCCAACATGAGCGTGAATTACAACAAACATTACGACAAGCATTGAGTGAATATCAAGATGTTCATTTCTTTACACCTGCTGATGAAACGATTACGGCTCCACATATCCTTTGTTTTGGATTAGAAGGAATTCGTGGAGAAGTATTAGTTCATGCCTTAGAACAGCAACATATCTTTATTTCTACGACAAGTGCTTGCTCTAGTAAAAAAGATTTGAAAATGAATACACTACAAGCAATGAAGGTACCAGAAGACATAGCTGACACTGCCGTTCGTGTAAGTTTCTGCGCAGAAAATACATTGTCTGAAGTACATAAAATGATTCAAGCTTTTGCTTTATATCATCATCGATTAAAAGATCATTCTTAA